In Erigeron canadensis isolate Cc75 chromosome 1, C_canadensis_v1, whole genome shotgun sequence, a single window of DNA contains:
- the LOC122594214 gene encoding polyubiquitin-like: MKIMVLRVLKESPLRLKVEHKRSTLMSKQILMKAKSGQREYAMTVGKLLRYGIQEKYGPSIVIKSREGSQKFARRVTWKYIPVKVDRLHTIGDVKMHIEETEGIPVYRQRIVFKGKCLGDEGSLADYDIQDSCVLHLVDLL; encoded by the coding sequence ATGAAGATCATGGTATTGAGGGTTCTTAAAGAATCGCCATTGAGGTTGAAAGTTGAACACAAAAGATCAACCTTAATGTCGAAACAAATACTAATGAAGGCCAAATCGGGACAACGTGAATATGCCATGACCGTAGGAAAGTTGTTGCGTTATGGCATTCAAGAAAAATACGGGCCGTCAATTGTGATTAAATCGAGGGAAGGTTCGCAAAAGTTTGCTAGAAGGGTCACATGGAAATATATTCCTGTGAAGGTCGATAGGTTGCATACGATTGGTGATGTGAAGATGCATATTGAAGAAACCGAAGGGATTCCTGTTTATCGACAAAGGATTGTGTTTAAGGGCAAGTGTCTTGGCGATGAAGGTAGTTTGGCCGACTATGACATTCAAGACAGTTGTGTATTGCATCTCGTCGACTTGCTTTGA
- the LOC122604240 gene encoding tubulin beta-1 chain-like, whose product MREILHIQGGQCGNQIGAKFWEVVCAEHGIDSTGRYNGDQDLQLERVNVYYNEASCGRFVPRAILMDLEPGTMDSVRSGPYGQIFRPDNFVFGQSGAGNNWAKGHYTEGAELIDSVLDVVRKEAENCDCLQGFQVCHSLGGGTGSGMGTLLISKIREEYPDRMMLTFSVFPSPKVSDTVVEPYNATLSVHQLVENADECMVLDNEALYDICFRTLKLTTPSFGDLNHLISATMSGVTCCLRFPGQLNSDLRKLAVNLIPFPRLHFFMVGFAPLTSRGSQQYRALTVPELTQQMWDAKNMMCAADPRHGRYLTASAMFRGKMSTKEVDEQMINVQNKNSSYFVEWIPNNVKSTVCDIPPTGLKMASTFIGNSTSIQEMFRRVSEQFTAMFRRKAFLHWYTGEGMDEMEFTEAESNMNDLVSEYQQYQDATADEEGEYEEDEEQYEEEA is encoded by the exons atgaGAGAAATCCTCCACATTCAAGGCGGCCAATGCGGAAACCAAATCGGAGCCAAGTTCTGGGAAGTCGTATGTGCCGAACACGGTATCGATTCAACCGGCCGGTACAACGGCGATCAGGACTTGCAACTAGAGCGCGTGAACGTGTACTATAATGAGGCGAGCTGTGGAAGGTTTGTTCCACGCGCTATTTTGATGGATCTGGAGCCTGGGACTATGGATAGTGTTAGATCCGGGCCGTACGGACAGATATTTAGGCCAGATAATTTTGTGTTTGGGCAATCTGGTGCTGGAAATAATTGGGCTAAAGGTCATTATACTGAAGGGGCGGAGTTGATTGATTCTGTTTTGGATGTTGTTAGAAAAGAAGCTGAGAATTGTGATTGCCttcaag GATTTCAGGTATGCCATTCACTTGGAGGAGGTACAGGTTCTGGAATGGGGACTTTGTTGATCTCTAAGATAAGGGAAGAGTATCCAGACCGGATGATGCTTACTTTCTCCGTTTTCCCATCGCCCAAAGTGTCAGACACAGTGGTTGAGCCCTACAATGCAACCTTATCGGTGCATCAACTTGTCGAGAACGCAGATGAATGCATGGTTCTTGACAATGAGGCTCTCTATGATATCTGTTTCCGAACACTTAAGCTCACCACTCCCAGCT TTGGAGATTTAAATCACTTAATCTCTGCAACCATGAGTGGTGTGACTTGCTGTCTTCGCTTCCCGGGTCAACTAAACTCTGATCTTCGCAAGCTTGCGGTCAACTTAATTCCGTTCCCACGACTCCATTTCTTCATGGTTGGGTTTGCACCCTTGACCTCTCGTGGGTCCCAACAATACCGAGCCTTAACTGTTCCAGAGCTCACACAACAAATGTGGGATGCCAAGAACATGATGTGTGCTGCTGATCCCCGCCATGGTCGCTACCTAACTGCCTCAGCTATGTTCCGAGGTAAAATGAGCACAAAAGAGGTTGATGAGCAGATGATCAATGTTCAGAACAAGAACTCCTCATACTTTGTTGAGTGGATTCCTAACAATGTGAAGTCAACAGTTTGTGACATTCCTCCAACTGGTTTGAAAATGGCTTCCACATTTATTGGGAACTCTACTTCCATTCAGGAAATGTTTAGGCGTGTGAGTGAGCAGTTTACTGCTATGTTTAGAAGGAAGGCTTTCTTGCATTGGTACACAGGTGAAGGAATGGATGAAATGGAATTCACAGAAGCTGAAAGTAACATGAATGATCTTGTTTCTGAGTATCAGCAATACCAAGATGCAACTGCTGACGAGGAGGGCGAGTATGAGGAAGACGAGGAACAATACGAGGAAGAAGCTTAA